From one Streptococcus oralis genomic stretch:
- a CDS encoding glycoside hydrolase family 13 protein — MQEKWWHNAVVYQVYPKSFMDSNGDGIGDLPGITSKLDYLAKLGITAIWLSPVYDSPMDDNGYDIADYQAIAAIFGTMEDMDELIAEAKKRDIRIIMDLVVNHTSDEHAWFVEACENPDSPERDYYIWRDEPNDLESIFSGSAWEYDEKSGQYYLHFFSKKQPDLNWENEKLRQKIYEMMNYWIDKGIGGFRMDVIDMIGKIPDEKVVNNGPMLHPYLKEMNQGTFRDKNLLTVGETWGATPEIAKLYSDPKGQELSMVFQFEHICLQYQEGQPKWHYQKELNVGKLKEIFNKWQTELGVEDGWNSLFWNNHDLPRIVSIWGNDQEYREKSAKVFAILLHLMRGTPYIYQGEEIGMTNYPFETLDQVEDIESLNYAREALKKSVPLEEIMDSIRIIGRDNARTPMQWNESQNAGFSTGQPWLAVNPNYEKINVQEALANPESIFYTYQKLVQIRKENSWLIRADFELLDTADKVFAYIRKDGERRFLVVANLSNEKQNFSVEGRVKSILIENTTAKEAVEKQTLAPWDAFCVELAD, encoded by the coding sequence ATGCAAGAAAAATGGTGGCACAATGCCGTAGTCTATCAAGTCTATCCAAAGAGTTTTATGGATAGTAATGGAGATGGAATTGGTGATTTGCCAGGAATTACGAGTAAGTTAGACTATCTAGCCAAACTAGGGATTACAGCGATTTGGCTTTCTCCCGTTTATGACAGTCCTATGGATGATAATGGTTATGATATTGCTGATTATCAAGCGATTGCTGCTATTTTCGGAACTATGGAGGATATGGATGAATTGATCGCTGAAGCTAAGAAGCGTGACATTCGAATTATCATGGACTTGGTGGTCAATCATACCTCGGATGAACACGCCTGGTTTGTCGAGGCCTGTGAAAATCCTGATAGCCCCGAGCGAGACTACTATATCTGGCGGGATGAGCCTAATGATTTGGAGTCTATCTTTAGTGGGTCTGCTTGGGAATACGATGAAAAGTCGGGTCAATACTATCTTCACTTTTTCAGCAAGAAACAGCCCGATCTCAACTGGGAGAATGAAAAACTGCGCCAAAAAATTTATGAGATGATGAACTACTGGATTGATAAAGGGATTGGCGGTTTCCGTATGGATGTTATTGACATGATTGGCAAGATTCCTGATGAGAAGGTAGTGAATAATGGTCCCATGCTCCATCCCTATCTCAAGGAAATGAATCAGGGGACCTTTAGAGATAAGAATCTCTTGACAGTAGGAGAGACCTGGGGAGCAACGCCAGAGATTGCTAAGCTCTACTCGGATCCAAAAGGACAAGAATTGTCAATGGTTTTCCAGTTTGAACACATCTGTCTTCAGTATCAGGAAGGGCAACCTAAGTGGCACTATCAAAAAGAGTTAAATGTAGGGAAGTTAAAAGAGATTTTCAACAAATGGCAGACAGAGCTGGGAGTTGAAGATGGCTGGAATTCCCTCTTCTGGAATAACCATGACCTTCCTCGTATCGTCTCCATCTGGGGAAATGACCAAGAATACCGTGAAAAATCTGCCAAAGTCTTTGCAATCCTGCTTCATTTGATGAGAGGAACGCCTTATATTTACCAAGGTGAGGAGATCGGGATGACCAACTATCCATTTGAAACACTGGATCAAGTAGAAGATATTGAATCCCTCAACTATGCGCGTGAGGCTCTTAAAAAAAGTGTTCCGCTAGAGGAAATTATGGACAGCATCCGTATCATTGGTCGCGACAATGCCCGTACTCCAATGCAATGGAATGAGAGCCAAAATGCTGGTTTCTCAACAGGTCAACCGTGGTTGGCAGTTAATCCAAACTACGAAAAAATCAACGTTCAAGAAGCACTGGCAAATCCAGAATCTATTTTCTATACCTATCAAAAACTCGTTCAAATCCGCAAGGAAAACAGTTGGCTGATTCGCGCTGACTTTGAATTGCTTGATACGGCTGATAAGGTTTTTGCTTATATCCGTAAGGACGGTGAGCGCCGCTTCCTAGTTGTGGCTAACTTGTCCAATGAAAAACAAAACTTTTCAGTAGAAGGAAGAGTTAAGTCAATCTTGATTGAAAACACTACTGCTAAAGAAGCAGTTGAAAAACAAACCTTGGCTCCATGGGATGCCTTTTGTGTGGAACTAGCGGATTAA
- a CDS encoding DUF1846 domain-containing protein: MKKQAFSSEQYLNLQRDHILERINQFDGKLYLEFGGKMLEDFHAARVLPGYEPDNKIKLLQELKEQIEVVIAINASNIEHSKARGDLGISYDQEVLRLIDKFNELGIFVGSVVITQYAGQPAADAFRNQLEKNGIDSYLHYPIKGYPTDMDHIISPEGMGKNDYIKTSRNLIVVTAPGPGSGKLATCMSNMYHDQLNGIKSGYAKFETFPVWNLPLHHPVNLAYEAATADLDDVNMIDPFHLQTYGETTVNYNRDIEIFPVLKRMLERILGESPYASPTDMGVNMVGFAITDNEAAIEASKQEIIRRYYQTVLDFKAEKVGETAVKKIELLMNDLGITPADRQVAVAARQKAEETGGPALALELPSGDIVTGKNSELFGPTAAALINAIKKSADIAKEVKLIEPEVVKPIQGLKINHLGSRNPRLHSNEILIALAITAMENPDAARAMKELGNLKGSEAHSTIILTDEDKNVLRKLGINVTFDPYYQYDRLYRK, from the coding sequence ATGAAAAAACAAGCTTTTAGTTCTGAACAATATTTGAATCTACAGCGCGACCACATCTTAGAGCGCATTAATCAATTTGACGGCAAGCTCTACTTGGAGTTTGGTGGTAAAATGTTAGAAGATTTCCACGCTGCTCGTGTTCTTCCTGGTTATGAGCCTGACAATAAAATCAAGCTCTTGCAAGAATTGAAAGAGCAGATTGAAGTTGTGATTGCTATTAATGCTAGCAATATCGAGCACTCTAAAGCACGTGGTGACTTGGGCATTTCTTATGACCAAGAAGTTCTTCGTTTGATTGACAAATTCAATGAACTGGGAATCTTTGTCGGTTCTGTTGTCATCACACAATACGCCGGACAACCCGCTGCAGATGCCTTCCGAAACCAGCTCGAGAAAAATGGAATTGATTCTTATCTTCATTATCCAATCAAAGGATACCCGACGGATATGGACCACATCATTTCTCCCGAAGGTATGGGAAAAAACGACTACATCAAAACCAGTCGCAACTTGATTGTCGTAACCGCTCCTGGACCTGGTTCTGGAAAATTGGCAACTTGTATGTCCAATATGTACCACGACCAACTCAACGGTATCAAGTCTGGCTACGCTAAATTTGAAACCTTCCCAGTCTGGAATCTGCCCCTTCATCATCCAGTCAATTTGGCCTACGAGGCTGCAACCGCAGACCTTGACGATGTCAACATGATTGACCCTTTCCATCTCCAAACCTACGGAGAAACCACTGTCAATTACAACCGTGATATCGAAATTTTCCCAGTGCTCAAACGTATGTTGGAACGCATTCTCGGTGAGTCTCCATACGCTTCACCAACAGACATGGGTGTCAACATGGTTGGTTTTGCTATTACTGATAATGAAGCTGCTATCGAAGCTTCTAAACAAGAAATCATCCGTCGCTATTATCAAACTGTTCTTGATTTTAAAGCTGAAAAAGTCGGAGAAACTGCTGTCAAGAAGATTGAACTTCTCATGAACGATCTCGGTATCACACCTGCAGACCGTCAGGTTGCTGTCGCAGCACGTCAAAAGGCTGAAGAAACCGGTGGTCCTGCCCTAGCTCTTGAATTACCATCTGGTGACATTGTCACTGGTAAAAACTCTGAACTCTTTGGTCCTACAGCTGCTGCCTTGATCAATGCTATTAAAAAATCAGCTGACATCGCTAAGGAAGTGAAACTAATCGAGCCTGAAGTCGTCAAACCAATTCAAGGTCTTAAAATCAATCATCTAGGTAGCCGCAATCCGCGCCTGCATTCAAATGAAATCCTGATTGCTCTTGCAATCACAGCTATGGAAAATCCTGATGCTGCGCGCGCAATGAAAGAACTGGGTAACCTCAAAGGAAGTGAAGCTCACTCAACCATCATCTTAACTGATGAAGACAAGAACGTCCTTCGCAAGCTAGGCATCAACGTAACCTTTGACCCATACTACCAATACGATCGCTTGTATCGCAAATAA
- a CDS encoding S-ribosylhomocysteine lyase — protein sequence MSKEVIVESFELDHTIVKAPYVRLIGEETGPKGDVISNFDIRLVQPNEDSIPTAGLHTIEHLLAKLIRTRIDGMIDCSPFGCRTGFHMIMWGRHTSAEIAAVIKDSLKEIAETTTWEDVPGTTIESCGNYKDHSLFSAKEWAKLILEQGISDDAFERHVI from the coding sequence ATGTCAAAAGAAGTTATTGTCGAAAGTTTTGAACTAGACCACACCATTGTTAAAGCACCCTATGTCCGCTTGATTGGGGAAGAAACAGGGCCAAAGGGAGATGTCATCTCCAACTTTGATATTCGCTTGGTGCAACCAAATGAAGACTCTATCCCTACCGCTGGCCTTCACACGATCGAGCACCTCTTGGCCAAACTCATCCGTACCCGCATTGACGGCATGATTGACTGCTCACCATTTGGTTGCCGTACAGGCTTCCACATGATTATGTGGGGACGCCATACCAGCGCTGAGATTGCAGCTGTTATCAAGGATTCGCTCAAAGAAATTGCTGAAACCACTACTTGGGAAGATGTTCCTGGAACAACCATCGAATCTTGCGGAAACTACAAGGACCACAGCCTCTTTTCTGCTAAAGAATGGGCGAAACTCATTCTGGAACAAGGAATCTCAGATGATGCCTTTGAGCGCCATGTCATCTAA
- a CDS encoding ATP-dependent Clp protease ATP-binding subunit, whose product MNNNFNNFNNMDDLFNQLMGGMRGYSSENRRYLINGREVTPEEFAQYRATGKLPGNAESEVQMQQHASGMKQDGVLAKLGRNLTAEAREGKLDPVIGRNKEIQETSEILSRRTKNNPVLVGDAGVGKTAVVEGLAQAIVNGDVPAAIKNKEIISIDISGLEAGTQYRGSFEENVQNLVNEVKEAGNIILFFDEIHQILGAGSTGGDSGSKGLADILKPALSRGELTVIGATTQDEYRNTILKNAALARRFNEVKVNAPSAEVTFKILQGIRDLYQQHHNVILPDEVLKAAVDYSIQYIPQRSLPDKAIDLVDVTAAHLAAQHPVTDVHAVEREIEAEKDKQEKAVEAEDFEAALNAKTRIAELEKKVENHTEDMKVTASINDVAESVERMTGIPVSQMGASDIERLKDMAHRLEHKVIGQDKAVEAVARAIRRNRAGFDEGNRPIGSFLFVGPTGVGKTELAKQLALDMFGTKDAIIRLDMSEYSDRTAVSKLIGTTAGYVGYDDNSNTLTERVRRNPYSIILLDEIEKADPQVITLLLQVLDDGRLTDGQGNTVNFKNTVIIATSNAGFGYEANLTEDADKPELMDRLKPFFRPEFLNRFNAVIEFSHLNKEDLSKIVDLMLAEVNQTLAKKDINLEVSQAAKDFITEEGYDEVMGVRPLRRVVEQQIRDKVTDFHLDHLDAKHLEADMEDGGLVIREKA is encoded by the coding sequence ATGAACAACAACTTTAATAACTTTAACAACATGGATGATTTATTTAACCAATTGATGGGTGGTATGCGAGGATATAGTTCTGAAAATCGTCGCTACTTGATTAATGGACGAGAAGTGACACCTGAGGAATTTGCTCAGTATCGTGCAACTGGGAAATTACCAGGAAATGCAGAATCTGAGGTGCAAATGCAACAACACGCTTCAGGTATGAAACAAGACGGTGTCCTTGCTAAACTAGGTCGTAACTTGACAGCGGAAGCTCGCGAGGGCAAGCTGGATCCTGTTATCGGACGAAACAAGGAAATTCAAGAAACTTCTGAAATCCTCTCACGTCGTACCAAAAACAATCCTGTTCTGGTCGGAGATGCAGGTGTTGGTAAGACAGCCGTTGTCGAAGGTCTAGCACAAGCGATTGTGAATGGAGATGTTCCGGCTGCCATCAAGAACAAGGAAATTATTTCTATTGATATCTCAGGTCTTGAGGCTGGAACTCAATACCGTGGTAGCTTTGAAGAAAACGTTCAAAACCTAGTCAATGAAGTGAAAGAAGCAGGGAATATTATCCTCTTCTTTGATGAAATTCACCAAATTCTCGGTGCTGGTAGCACTGGTGGAGACAGTGGATCTAAAGGGCTTGCGGACATTCTCAAGCCAGCTCTCTCTCGTGGTGAGTTGACAGTTATTGGGGCAACGACTCAAGACGAATACCGTAACACCATCTTGAAGAATGCAGCTCTTGCTCGTCGTTTCAACGAAGTCAAGGTTAATGCTCCTTCAGCAGAGGTTACTTTTAAAATCCTTCAAGGGATTCGTGACCTCTATCAACAACACCACAATGTCATTTTGCCAGACGAAGTCTTGAAAGCAGCAGTGGATTATTCCATCCAATACATTCCACAACGCAGCTTGCCAGATAAAGCTATTGACCTTGTCGATGTAACGGCTGCTCACTTGGCAGCTCAACATCCTGTAACAGATGTGCATGCTGTTGAACGGGAAATTGAGGCAGAAAAAGACAAGCAAGAAAAAGCAGTTGAGGCAGAAGACTTTGAAGCAGCTCTCAATGCTAAAACACGTATTGCAGAATTAGAGAAAAAAGTCGAAAACCACACAGAAGACATGAAAGTGACTGCAAGCATCAACGATGTGGCTGAGTCCGTAGAGCGTATGACTGGTATCCCAGTTTCTCAAATGGGGGCATCTGATATCGAACGCCTAAAAGATATGGCTCATCGCTTGGAACACAAGGTAATTGGCCAAGATAAGGCAGTAGAAGCAGTAGCTCGTGCTATCCGTCGTAACCGTGCAGGATTTGATGAAGGCAATCGCCCAATCGGTAGCTTCCTCTTTGTAGGGCCTACTGGAGTTGGTAAGACGGAGCTTGCTAAGCAATTGGCATTGGATATGTTTGGTACCAAGGATGCGATTATCCGCTTGGATATGTCTGAATACAGTGACCGCACAGCCGTATCTAAGTTAATTGGTACAACAGCAGGTTATGTGGGGTATGATGACAATAGCAATACCTTGACAGAACGTGTTCGTCGTAATCCTTACTCTATCATTCTCTTGGACGAAATTGAAAAGGCTGATCCTCAAGTAATCACCCTTCTCCTCCAAGTATTGGATGATGGTCGTTTGACTGATGGTCAAGGAAATACAGTGAACTTCAAGAACACGGTCATTATCGCGACATCAAATGCTGGATTTGGTTATGAAGCCAACTTGACAGAAGATGCTGACAAACCAGAATTGATGGATCGTTTGAAACCATTCTTCCGCCCAGAGTTCCTTAACCGCTTTAATGCAGTTATCGAGTTCTCACACTTGAATAAGGAGGACCTTTCTAAGATTGTGGACTTGATGTTGGCGGAAGTCAACCAAACCTTGGCTAAGAAAGACATTAATTTAGAAGTCAGCCAAGCGGCTAAGGACTTTATCACAGAAGAAGGCTATGACGAAGTTATGGGTGTTCGTCCTCTCCGTCGCGTGGTTGAACAACAAATTCGTGATAAGGTGACAGACTTCCACTTGGATCATCTAGATGCTAAACATCTGGAAGCAGATATGGAAGATGGTGGTTTAGTTATTCGTGAAAAAGCCTAA
- the pflB gene encoding formate C-acetyltransferase, whose product MVVKTVVEAQDIFDKAWEGFKGVDWKEKASISRFVQANYTPYDGDESFLAGPTERSLHIKKIVEETKAHYEETRFPMDTRPTSIADIPAGFIDKENEVIFGIQNDELFKLNFMPKGGIRMAETTLKENGYEPDPAVHEIFTKYVTTVNDGIFRAYTSNIRRARHAHTVTGLPDAYSRGRIIGVYARLALYGADYLMQEKVNDWNAIKEIDEETIRLREEVNLQYQALQQVVRLGDLYGVDVRKPAMNTKEAIQWVNIAFMAVCRVINGAATSLGRVPIVLDIFAERDLARGTFTESEIQEFVDDFVMKLRTVKFARTKAYDQLYSGDPTFITTSMAGMGNDGRHRVTKMDYRFLNTLDNIGNSPEPNLTVLWTDKLPYNFRRYCMHMSHKHSSIQYEGVTTMAKDGYGEMSCISCCVSPLDPENEDQRHNIQYFGARVNVLKALLTGLNGGYDDVHKDYKVFDIDPIRDEVLEFESVKANFEKSLDWLTDTYVDALNIIHYMTDKYNYEAVQMAFLPTKQRANMGFGICGFANTVDTLSAIKYATVKPIRDENGYIYDYETIGEYPRWGEDDPRSNELAEWLIEAYTTRLRSHKLYKDAEATVSLLTITSNVAYSKQTGNSPVHKGVYLNEDGSVNLSKLEFFSPGANPSNKAKGGWLQNLNSLASLDFGYAADGISLTTQVSPRALGKTRDEQVDNLVTILDGYFENGGQHVNLNVMDLNDVYEKIMSGEDVIVRISGYCVNTKYLTPEQKTELTQRVFHEVLSMDDALS is encoded by the coding sequence ATGGTTGTTAAGACAGTTGTTGAAGCACAAGATATTTTTGATAAAGCTTGGGAAGGCTTCAAAGGCGTAGATTGGAAAGAAAAAGCAAGTATTTCTCGCTTCGTTCAAGCTAACTACACACCTTACGATGGAGATGAAAGTTTCCTTGCTGGACCAACAGAACGTTCACTTCACATCAAAAAAATCGTAGAAGAAACAAAAGCACACTACGAAGAAACTCGTTTCCCAATGGACACTCGTCCAACATCTATTGCTGATATTCCTGCTGGATTTATCGACAAAGAAAACGAAGTGATTTTTGGTATCCAAAACGATGAACTCTTCAAATTGAACTTCATGCCAAAAGGTGGTATCCGTATGGCTGAAACTACTTTGAAAGAAAATGGATACGAACCAGATCCAGCTGTTCACGAAATCTTCACTAAATACGTAACAACAGTTAACGACGGTATCTTCCGTGCCTATACTTCAAATATCCGTCGCGCTCGTCACGCTCACACTGTAACTGGTCTTCCAGATGCCTACTCACGTGGACGTATCATCGGTGTTTACGCACGTCTTGCTCTTTACGGTGCTGACTACTTGATGCAAGAAAAAGTAAACGACTGGAATGCGATTAAAGAAATCGATGAAGAAACAATCCGTCTTCGTGAAGAAGTAAACCTTCAATACCAAGCATTGCAACAAGTTGTTCGCTTGGGTGACCTTTACGGAGTTGATGTCCGCAAACCAGCGATGAACACGAAAGAAGCCATCCAATGGGTTAACATCGCCTTCATGGCTGTCTGCCGTGTTATTAACGGTGCTGCTACATCTCTAGGACGTGTGCCAATCGTATTGGACATCTTTGCAGAACGTGACCTTGCTCGCGGTACATTTACTGAATCAGAAATCCAAGAGTTTGTTGATGATTTCGTTATGAAACTTCGTACAGTTAAATTTGCTCGTACAAAAGCTTATGACCAATTGTACTCAGGTGACCCAACCTTCATCACAACTTCTATGGCTGGTATGGGTAACGACGGTCGTCACCGTGTTACTAAGATGGACTACCGTTTCTTGAACACTCTTGACAATATCGGTAACTCTCCAGAGCCAAACTTGACAGTTCTTTGGACTGACAAATTGCCATACAACTTCCGTCGCTACTGTATGCACATGAGCCACAAACACTCTTCTATCCAATACGAAGGTGTAACAACAATGGCTAAAGACGGATACGGAGAAATGAGCTGTATCTCATGCTGTGTGTCACCACTTGACCCAGAAAACGAAGATCAACGCCACAACATCCAGTACTTCGGTGCTCGTGTAAACGTTCTTAAAGCCCTTCTTACTGGTTTGAACGGTGGTTACGACGATGTTCACAAAGACTACAAAGTATTTGACATCGATCCTATCCGTGACGAAGTTCTTGAATTCGAATCAGTTAAAGCGAACTTTGAAAAATCTCTTGACTGGTTGACTGACACTTATGTAGATGCTTTGAACATCATCCACTACATGACTGACAAGTACAACTACGAAGCTGTTCAAATGGCCTTCTTGCCAACTAAACAACGCGCTAATATGGGATTCGGTATCTGTGGATTCGCTAATACAGTTGATACATTGTCAGCTATCAAGTACGCTACTGTTAAACCAATCCGTGATGAAAATGGCTACATCTACGATTACGAAACAATCGGTGAATACCCACGTTGGGGTGAAGATGACCCTCGTTCAAACGAATTGGCTGAATGGTTGATCGAAGCTTACACGACTCGTCTACGTAGCCACAAACTTTACAAAGACGCTGAAGCTACAGTATCACTCTTGACTATCACATCTAACGTTGCTTACTCTAAACAAACTGGTAACTCACCAGTCCACAAAGGTGTATACCTCAACGAAGATGGTTCTGTGAACTTGTCTAAACTTGAATTCTTCTCACCAGGTGCTAACCCATCTAACAAAGCTAAAGGTGGATGGTTGCAAAACTTGAACTCACTTGCTAGCCTTGACTTTGGTTACGCAGCTGATGGTATCTCATTGACAACTCAAGTTTCTCCACGTGCTCTTGGTAAGACTCGTGACGAACAAGTTGATAACTTGGTAACAATCCTTGATGGTTACTTTGAAAACGGTGGACAACACGTTAACTTGAACGTTATGGACTTGAACGATGTTTACGAAAAGATTATGTCAGGTGAAGACGTTATCGTACGTATCTCTGGATACTGTGTAAACACTAAATACCTCACTCCAGAACAAAAAACTGAATTGACACAACGTGTCTTCCACGAAGTTCTTTCAATGGATGACGCATTGAGCTAA
- the dinB gene encoding DNA polymerase IV — MLIFPLINDLSRKIIHIDMDAFFAAVEIRDNPKLKGKPVIIGSDPRQTGGRGVVSTCSYEARAFGVHSAMSSKEAYERCPQAVFISGNYEKYKTVGLEIRAIFKRYTDLIEPMSIDEAYLDVTENKLGIKSAVKIARLIQQDIWQELHLTASAGVSYNKFLAKMASDYQKPHGLTVILPDQAQDFLKQMDIAKFHGVGKKTVERLHEMGIYTGADLLDVSEVTLIDRFGRLGYELYRKARGIHNSPVKSDRIRKSIGKEKTYGKILQVEEDIKKELTLLSEKVAHNLSKQDKAGKIIILKIRYADFSTLTRRKSLPQATQDASQISQTALQLYEELAEKEKGIRLLGITVTGF; from the coding sequence ATGCTCATATTTCCATTGATAAATGATTTGTCCAGAAAAATCATCCATATCGACATGGATGCCTTTTTTGCTGCGGTGGAAATAAGAGATAATCCCAAGTTAAAGGGCAAACCTGTCATTATCGGAAGCGACCCTAGACAAACAGGTGGTCGAGGTGTCGTTTCTACCTGTAGCTATGAGGCGCGGGCTTTTGGTGTTCATTCAGCCATGAGCTCTAAAGAAGCTTATGAGCGCTGTCCCCAAGCTGTCTTTATCTCAGGAAATTATGAAAAGTATAAGACTGTAGGACTTGAGATTCGAGCTATTTTTAAACGCTACACTGATTTGATTGAACCTATGAGTATTGACGAAGCCTACTTAGATGTGACGGAAAATAAACTCGGTATCAAGTCTGCAGTCAAAATAGCCCGCCTCATCCAACAAGATATCTGGCAGGAGCTACACCTGACTGCTTCTGCAGGTGTTTCCTATAACAAATTCTTAGCTAAAATGGCTAGTGACTATCAAAAACCACATGGTTTGACAGTGATTCTCCCAGATCAAGCCCAAGACTTCCTCAAACAAATGGACATTGCTAAATTTCATGGCGTGGGCAAAAAAACAGTTGAACGCCTTCATGAAATGGGCATTTATACTGGTGCAGACTTATTGGATGTCTCAGAAGTCACTTTAATCGATCGGTTCGGCAGACTCGGTTATGAGCTTTATCGAAAGGCAAGGGGCATTCATAACTCACCGGTCAAGTCCGATCGCATTCGTAAGTCCATTGGCAAGGAAAAAACCTACGGAAAGATCCTACAAGTAGAAGAAGACATTAAAAAAGAGCTGACTCTTCTCTCCGAAAAGGTAGCTCACAATCTCAGCAAGCAGGACAAAGCTGGAAAAATCATTATCCTCAAAATACGATATGCTGACTTCTCCACTCTGACTAGACGAAAAAGCCTCCCACAAGCTACACAGGACGCTAGTCAGATTTCTCAAACCGCCCTTCAACTCTACGAAGAGCTAGCTGAAAAAGAAAAAGGTATCCGTTTACTAGGAATTACGGTGACAGGATTTTAA
- a CDS encoding undecaprenyl-diphosphate phosphatase: protein MYFIEILKSIFFGIVEGITEWLPISSTGHLILVEEFVQYKDQNEAFMSMFNVVIQLGAILAVMVIYFNKLNPFKPGKTKVEVRRTWQLWSKVLVATLPLLLVFKLDDWFDANFHNMVSVAIMLIIYGVAFIYLEKRNKAQAIEPTVTELDKLPYKTALYIGLFQVLALFPGTSRSGATIVGGLLNGTSRSVVTEFTFYLGIPVMFGASALKIFKFIKAGQLLSFGQLFLLLVAMGVAFGVSMVAIRFLTSYVKKHDFTLFGKYRIVLGSVLLLYSFVRLFV from the coding sequence ATGTATTTTATTGAAATTTTGAAGTCAATCTTTTTTGGGATTGTTGAAGGAATTACAGAATGGTTGCCCATTTCAAGTACTGGCCACTTGATCTTGGTTGAAGAATTTGTACAATACAAGGACCAAAATGAAGCCTTCATGTCCATGTTTAATGTTGTCATTCAGCTTGGTGCCATTTTAGCAGTTATGGTCATTTACTTTAATAAGCTTAATCCCTTCAAACCTGGTAAAACTAAGGTCGAAGTTCGTAGAACTTGGCAATTGTGGTCAAAAGTCTTGGTTGCGACCTTGCCTTTGCTATTGGTTTTTAAATTAGATGATTGGTTTGATGCCAACTTCCATAACATGGTTTCAGTTGCAATCATGTTGATTATCTATGGGGTTGCCTTTATCTACCTTGAAAAACGAAATAAGGCGCAAGCCATTGAACCAACAGTAACAGAGCTTGACAAGTTGCCTTATAAAACAGCCCTTTACATTGGGCTCTTCCAAGTCCTCGCCCTCTTCCCGGGAACGAGCCGTTCAGGTGCGACTATCGTTGGTGGTTTGTTGAATGGAACAAGCCGCTCAGTCGTAACAGAGTTTACCTTCTATCTCGGAATTCCTGTTATGTTCGGAGCTAGTGCTTTAAAGATTTTCAAATTTATCAAAGCAGGTCAACTTTTGAGTTTTGGTCAACTATTCTTACTTCTTGTAGCCATGGGTGTTGCCTTTGGAGTCAGCATGGTTGCTATTCGTTTCTTGACCAGCTATGTGAAGAAACACGACTTTACACTCTTTGGTAAATACCGTATCGTACTCGGTAGTGTCTTGTTGCTCTATAGTTTTGTGCGTTTGTTTGTATAA